Genomic segment of Terriglobia bacterium:
CATGAAGAACTTCGACAAAGCGAAGGACTTTCAGCGGCAGAGGATGCAGGTGGAACCGAATAACCCTGAGCCTTATTACTGGATTGGCGTCATCAATTGGGCGCAAGCTTTCCAGACCGACGGCAAAATCCGCAAACAGTTGAACCTGCTGATGCCGAACAAGACCGGCAATTTGCCGCCTTTGCCGGAGAAGTACAGAGGACCGCTGGCGGAGGAGAACGGCAAGATTATCGATGAGGGAATCGATGCCCTTAACAAGGCGCTGGACTTGAAGCCTAACGACGTCAACAGCATGGCCTATCTGAATCTGCTTTACCGCCAGAAGGCCGACATCGAGAAGGCCCCTGCCGACCGTGAGGCGGACCTGAAGACGGCTGAAAGCTGGCTTCAGAAATCGATGGACATCCGAAAGTCCCAACCCGCTGCGCCTTCAACGCAGGGATCGTAGCTTCATCGGATCGGCAGAGTTTGCATTGGCCCTTCGCTTCATCTTCAGGAGGCGGAGGGCCTTTTTGTTTTTGGAGAAAGCGGCCCGGCGGTAGCGGCCCAGCTTGATTTGCAGCGCCGCTCTCCTCGCCAGTGCCGCGCTCAGGAAGCACAGAGGATGGCCGCGCCACAATGCCCGCGGAGCCGTGCTGCTTGAATACAGGAACTGCGCTGGCCTAGAATGATAGTGGGTGCGTATGATGCAGTTTGAAACCGTTCTCAGGAAGGTGGAGTCTGACCGTCCAGGCGACGACCTGGCCGTGCTGCGCAATGCCTATCGGTTTTGCCTGGAGAAGCACGAGGGCCAGAAACGCCTTTCGGGAGAACCCTACATATCCCACCCGCTGGAAGTGACCAGCATTCTGGCGGAGTTGCGCCTTGACACCGTGTGTCTGGCCGCCGGAATGCTGCACGACGTGATTGAAGATACGGCGACCAGCCTCGAGGGCCTCCAGGAGCAGTTTGGGCCGGAAGTGGCCCACATTGTCGAGGGCGTCACCAAAATCAGCCGCATCCATTTCCTGAGCCCTGAGGAACAGCAGGCGGAAAACTTCCGCAAGATGCTGCTGGCAATGGTGGATGACGTCAGGGTCGTCCTGGTAAAGCTGGCGGACCGCCTGCACAATATGCGCACTCTGGAGCATCTGCCGCC
This window contains:
- a CDS encoding tetratricopeptide repeat protein translates to MRRFKLAPLFAVLLLAALGSGCNAFKELKARDQLNKGVQSYRNGKFQEAIEHFKNSVQLDPSLVNARLYLATAYAQMYVPGGDTPENVKTGEQAISAFEDVLRLDTKNTTALASIGQIYYNMKNFDKAKDFQRQRMQVEPNNPEPYYWIGVINWAQAFQTDGKIRKQLNLLMPNKTGNLPPLPEKYRGPLAEENGKIIDEGIDALNKALDLKPNDVNSMAYLNLLYRQKADIEKAPADREADLKTAESWLQKSMDIRKSQPAAPSTQGS